AACCCACTCGTAGCCGCTGTAAACCCGACAAACGTATTGGCAGTAGAATTACAGTTGAATGCAAAACCCGGCATGAATTCCGAAAGAGTTGTTGCATCGGTAATCTGACCCGAACTTAATTTGTCAAAGAAAGCCTGCGCCAGATCGTCGGGTATACGAAGCTGGATTTGTTTCGTCCGGCTTTGCGGCTGCGGCTGAACGCTTCTCCGTAAATACGGCTTTGGGTCATACCCAACTGTACTGGTGTTATAGTAGGCTTGAATCAGCAGTTCCTTGCTCAGCTTATGTACGCTCAGATCAAACAACGAGGTACTATCGCCATGAACAAAAGCATAGTTAAGTTCTACCACCATTGAGTCGAGCCGCAGATTCGTTTGCGTTGAAAAGTTGTTGGACGCATAGTTAACGGCTGCGAAACACCGGGCAGTCATTGTACCAGTCTGCGAATCGGACCAGCGACCCACCAGCAGATTGACATCGCCAGAGGTAACGAAGGAGTCGGGCCGCATAACCGTAGACGTCTGAACCGTCACCGTATCGACCGACTGGATCACCAATTCCTTAGGATTGATGATTGACTGTCCGACAAGGAGATCGCCCGACTGACAAGCAAATAGCACCATACCGGTCAGCAAGAGCAAACCGGCGTACCAGAAAGTACGCATATGTAAAGAATTCAGGGAATTTTTACGCCTAACTGGCGTAATTCTTCGTTAGTCAGCGTCGGCAAGGCCTTCGTCTGCTTAATTTTTTCAACCACCCGTTCACCAACCCGCTGGGCCTGTTCCTGGCTGGTAAAGCCTACCATACCAGGTTGACCTGGAATGGTAGGCTGATGAATAACCAATTTATTATTCTTCAGGATATCGTAGCCCCAGCCTCCCGGTGTTTTGGTCACTTCAACCCGAAGTTCCGATTCACGCTGTGTATACCATTGATAGACTGTCAAACAGGCCAGACCAACCAGTATCAACAACAATCCCTGCTGGATAAGACGTGCTCGTGACCGTTTAGGTTGCGTAGGGGTAGGGGCAACTGGCATTATTGTACCTGAGCGACAGTTGGATCAAAATCCCACAGATCATCAAGGGGAGAGGTGCCATTACGACCTGTTGTGACATACCCCTTATTACCAATGGCAAAGCCCACACCATACGAACGCGTAGCCCCTTCAAACACACCTCTGGTTGTCCAGGTATCGGCAGAGGGATTGTATTCCCAAACATCTTTCGTGGACGTTGTGCCATCGCCGGTAACAATATAGCCTAAACCATTGATGGAAAACCCGATACCATTGCTACGGGCAATAGTTGACTGATCTGTGGTGAAATCAGCCTTTTGTGTCCACAGATCCTGTGCTGGATCATATTCATACCAGTCTTTCTGGACAATAGCATTGTTGTTGCCTGTACCCACATATGCCTTGTTGTTGATGACAAAGGCAATAGCCCCAATTCGCTTAGAACCCCCATAACTGGCTACTTTCGTCCAGGCATTGGCCGTTGGATCGTACGACCAGATGTCTTTCAGGTAGTTGCCGTCGAAACCAGTGCCAACATACCCTTTTGTTCCAATAGCAAACGCAATAGCACCCTGACGGGCGGTACCGCCGAAATCAGTTACCTGCTTCCAGGTGTTGGTAGCTGTATTGTATTCCCAGAAATCTTTTAGACGATCGCCGTTCGCGTTGATACCGGTGCCGATGTAGCCTTTGGTACCAACAGCAAAGCCGACACCTATGTTACGGGCTGCCCCGCCAAAGTCTGCCTTTTGGGTCCAGGCATTTCGCGAAGGATCATACGCCCAGAAGTCTTTCAGGCGGTTGTTACTGGCATCAGCACCTGTGCCCATGTAAGCAATATTGCCGGATACGAAACTGGCGGCTCCGTAGCGAGCCACACCTTCTAATTCGGATTTTACCGTCCAGTCGCCCAGCGTTGATACGGTATCCGATGTGGAACAGCTAATGAGTGTTCCTGCCCAACCTGCACAGAGCAAGCCTAATATCCAGTTGACACGTGAGGTCTTCTTGTTGGTAGAGAAAGGAGTCTCAGATGATACAGATTCCGACTGGGAGCTTTGAGCCGAAAGAAATCGAAATGGTAAATGAATCATGAAAAACGAGCGTGATCAAACGAACGAAAACGTAAAGGTACACCTATTTGCGTTAAAAACGACGGTATCGACAGCCTGATTGTCCTGAACAAACGAATTGACTGGCCGATTCAGGTAGCAAAGCGTATCAACTAATTCCTGCAAAATTACAGTAAACGGGGTTTACTAACCAATGAGTCTCTTTCATAAAAATTCTTAATTATACAGAGATAGGTTAACAATAGATTAAAAAAGCCCAACGGCCCTGACATAAAGACCCGCTTCATGTCAGGGCCGTTGGGAATAGCGCCTGTTAAAAAATGTTAACCTGAAGCGCGTGGTTTCACTGCGAACGGCATTAGTTTCCTACAAATTCAGATTTTTAATGGGGCGAATCATTGATTTTCCACCAGCTTTACGCTGAATGGATGAACCCACTTGTAACAACGAATTCTGTTCACTGACTGCCTGACGGGCATTGGCTGTACTGCCCGAAATCTGACTCAAAGCGGCTTTGAGCATGGCTTCGTTGGTATCGCCTAAGGGCAGCAGATTGATTGGTTCTTCTACTTCTATATTCGGTGTAAAACCCGTTGAGTAGTCCGATGTACCGGCACTGTTGTACGATTTGAACACAATTGGCTGCATCCCCCACTTGATTTTGCCACTGTCGTCGGTGATTGTAATGGAGCCGACATTTTTTCCGTATGTCGTCGTGCCAATCGTCGTTACAGTCATGTAAGGACGCAAACCGTTGATAATTAGCTCGCTGGCCGAGGCTGTGTGCTCAGTAGTTAACACGAATACCCGCGACAGATTGGCGCCGATGTTCTGCGATTTGTCGAGGAAGTTTTGGATGAAAAAGCTGGAGCCGTATTGTTTTTGCAGTTCAGGTGTAATCGAGCTATTCCATTCTTCGCGGAAATACAACTTGCTGGAGCTAACGCCTTTGCCAATCAGACTAGCCAGGTTGGCCGATGAAGATGTGTAGCCGCCTGGATTGTAGCGTAAATCAAGGACGAGTTCGTTGACGCCCTGCGTCTTAAATTTGCTAAAGATGGCATCGACCTGACTATCATATTCACCCGCATCACTGCCATTGGCTCCTGGGACGAATTGGTTATAGACCAGATAGCCAACTTTTTTGTTGCCAACCGTATAAACCGAATCCAGAAAGACAGGGTTTTCCTGGAACGTCGTAGCCGTTACGCTGACGGTTTTGTCGGTATCGACCAGCGCTGAACCGCTGACCGACGCAAAACCAAACGAAAAGTTGGTTCCTGAAAACAGCAGATCCGAATAGTTGGAGGTCGTGATCGACTGTCCATTTACTTTCGAGATAATATCGCCCCGTTTGATTCCGGCCAGCGCGGCTGGCGAGCCGGGTAGCACATACAATACCTGAGCAATAACATTAGAAGAACCCGACGACCGTAAGTATAAATTATACTCCATACCCGTTGTGGTTGTTTGTCCACTAAGTTCAGCCGTTAGGGTGTTGGCATCCTCCTCAATCCACGAAAAGCGGTCTCCGGTTGGGTTGGTCGTGGCATCGTATTTATTCAGAAGCGAATCGAAAAACAGGTCGGGCGAAAGCGTTTTATCAGGGTTAGCCGGAATCTTATCATTCCAGTAATACACTTCCTGCATATTTTGTAAAATCCAGTCGTTGATGGTCGTGTTCTCACTGGTCGAAGCCGAGGTTTGCGGAGTAACATCCTCTGATTTTTGCTGACAGGC
This window of the Spirosoma aerolatum genome carries:
- a CDS encoding DUF4270 family protein; the protein is MRTFWYAGLLLLTGMVLFACQSGDLLVGQSIINPKELVIQSVDTVTVQTSTVMRPDSFVTSGDVNLLVGRWSDSQTGTMTARCFAAVNYASNNFSTQTNLRLDSMVVELNYAFVHGDSTSLFDLSVHKLSKELLIQAYYNTSTVGYDPKPYLRRSVQPQPQSRTKQIQLRIPDDLAQAFFDKLSSGQITDATTLSEFMPGFAFNCNSTANTFVGFTAATSGLRLYYHTTDLDRVSSNLLFPFSSIYFSQLINDRTGTPLSALKSRADILSSRLTNNTSFVVPGAQLYTRIEFPYLNDFIRPEQYADLNKAILVLKPVRKNLNDNAPPPTQLALYFTNNQNDILSTAVPAGIAGTTSPLTTYSYDPTAIILEDAYKFDLTYYIGQVIKQKARIQPLLLGAPTSSYTLKEWVQRVTLGNQQNTNDKLQLQLFMTSGS
- a CDS encoding DUF4907 domain-containing protein, which encodes MPVAPTPTQPKRSRARLIQQGLLLILVGLACLTVYQWYTQRESELRVEVTKTPGGWGYDILKNNKLVIHQPTIPGQPGMVGFTSQEQAQRVGERVVEKIKQTKALPTLTNEELRQLGVKIP
- a CDS encoding Kelch repeat-containing protein, with the translated sequence MIHLPFRFLSAQSSQSESVSSETPFSTNKKTSRVNWILGLLCAGWAGTLISCSTSDTVSTLGDWTVKSELEGVARYGAASFVSGNIAYMGTGADASNNRLKDFWAYDPSRNAWTQKADFGGAARNIGVGFAVGTKGYIGTGINANGDRLKDFWEYNTATNTWKQVTDFGGTARQGAIAFAIGTKGYVGTGFDGNYLKDIWSYDPTANAWTKVASYGGSKRIGAIAFVINNKAYVGTGNNNAIVQKDWYEYDPAQDLWTQKADFTTDQSTIARSNGIGFSINGLGYIVTGDGTTSTKDVWEYNPSADTWTTRGVFEGATRSYGVGFAIGNKGYVTTGRNGTSPLDDLWDFDPTVAQVQ
- a CDS encoding S41 family peptidase; amino-acid sequence: MNYVHSVTKHLLANRTSLFRWLFVAGFIVSVSACQQKSEDVTPQTSASTSENTTINDWILQNMQEVYYWNDKIPANPDKTLSPDLFFDSLLNKYDATTNPTGDRFSWIEEDANTLTAELSGQTTTTGMEYNLYLRSSGSSNVIAQVLYVLPGSPAALAGIKRGDIISKVNGQSITTSNYSDLLFSGTNFSFGFASVSGSALVDTDKTVSVTATTFQENPVFLDSVYTVGNKKVGYLVYNQFVPGANGSDAGEYDSQVDAIFSKFKTQGVNELVLDLRYNPGGYTSSSANLASLIGKGVSSSKLYFREEWNSSITPELQKQYGSSFFIQNFLDKSQNIGANLSRVFVLTTEHTASASELIINGLRPYMTVTTIGTTTYGKNVGSITITDDSGKIKWGMQPIVFKSYNSAGTSDYSTGFTPNIEVEEPINLLPLGDTNEAMLKAALSQISGSTANARQAVSEQNSLLQVGSSIQRKAGGKSMIRPIKNLNL